Part of the Vibrio sp. SCSIO 43137 genome, AAGAAGGGCCCATCAACATATCTTGTTCAACCTGATTAGCAGAAAATGCGTAAGAGCGGATATAACCCAGTACATCTAAACCAAGTTCTTTCGCTCTTCCTTCACGCATTATCAACACGGCTGCTGCACCGTCGGTTAACGGTGTACTATTTGCTGCGGTAACGGTACCGAACTTGCGGTCAAAAGCAGGGCGCAGTTTTGCATAACTCTCAATTGAGGAGTCGTGGCGGATATTATTGTCCTCATCAATCCACTGCTTATAAGGTTCAGGGAAAGCCGTCATGACTTCATCACGGATCTTGCCCTCTCTCCATGCCTGTGATGCTAACGAGTGTGAACGATGAGCGAGTTCGTCTTGCTGCAGACGGGTAATAGCATAGGTTTTAGCCATCTGTTCAGCGGTTTGACCCATCGACAAGCCAGTGGAGTACTCTGCTACGGCAGGAGGAACTGGCGCCAAATCCTTCAATGACAAGCTTCGGGCAATTTTGATTTTTTTACTTAATGTTTTCGCTTTGCTCAGCGCCAGTAAACCAGCGGCCAGTTTCTTTGACACCCCAATAGGCAACACAGACGAAGAGTCCGCACCGCCGGCAATACCAATATCAATGGTTCCGGCCATAATACTCTCAGCAACATTTACTGAAGCCTGAAAACTGGTTGCACACGCTCTGGTCACACTATAGGCATCAGTCGCCACATTCATGCCTGTGCCAAGCACTATCTCTCTGGCGATGTTCGGCGCCTCAGGCATTTGCACCACCTGCCCGTAAACCACTTGCTCAACCAGCTTAGGGTCAATATCCGTTCGTGACAGTAGTTCGCTCACGACCATCTTGCCCATATCTACTGCCGGCACCTTACTGAACTCTGTACTTTGGCGCGCAAATGGTGTGCGCAAACCGGACACAATGGCGATACGCTCACCAGAGCCGGTCCTGACGTCTTGTCTGCTCATTTTTTCTCCTTTGCCTTAGAGGTCTGACCATCACCATTGTAACGATAATGTTACAATTTTCAAACGCCCGTTTAATAAATTACGGTATTTAAGACGCTAATTTAGAAAAAACTAGAAAAGAATGAAATAGTTAGCTTGTACTATACATCTGAATGGGTATGGATTGTCGGCGGGAAAATGTGTAAATTATGCTAGATTTCTTAGAAAAATAAGCAAAAAAAAACCACACTATACGGTGTGGTTGGAATCTTTATAAAACAATTAACTTACGCCAATTGAAAATAATCAGTTTCCTGATTAGGAGAAAGTAAAGTCAGCCTTCAAAAGGAAGTGTCATCTTGCTCAACATACTAGCTCAGAGAGCTAGCCAGATGACAGGGTTACTATAACCCGATACAGACATAAAATTTTGAAGTAGATCAATTTATTGTTGATTTTACCATTACCATGTACGGCAAAAGGGCAAACGGAGGCTCATGTGTCGATAATTAATCTTTTTGGAAAGAAAAAGGCAAACAGTCCGGTCAACTCTGACATGGACAAACAAAGGAAATACGAATCTCTTGTTCGTGCTTATCATAAAGACCTTTTTCGCTACGCCTATTGGCTATGCAAAGACAAGTCGATAGCCGAAGATCTTGTTCAGGAAACCTGCCTAAGGGCATGGAAATCTCTGGACAGCCTTCAGGATGAAAAAGCCGCTAAATCCTGGCTTATCACCATCCTGAGAAGAGAGAATGCAAGACGATTCGAAAGGAAGCAGCTGGAATTAGTAGATATCGATGACTATGGCAGCGAAGCTAAAGTCAGTGATGATGCTCATCACCAGCAAAAATGGATTCAGGCGCAGATAATGAAACTCGAAGTAGAATACAGAGAGCCACTTTTTCTGCAGGTCGTAGGTGGGTTTAGCGGAGAAGAGATTGGTAATATTCTGGATCTCAATAAAAACACCGTAATGACACGACTATTCAGAGCAAGAAATCAACTGAAAGAAATGATTGATTCATCAGAAAACGACATGGGGCTGAAAAATGGATGATCTAGAATTTCGTCGTCGAATACTTTCAGAGCCAAAGTATCGCGACAGTGAAATAAATGACGTAATCAACCTTTCGGAAGCCAATAGCAAATTTGCCGATGAGATTCTGAGTCTTGATGCTCAAATTGAACAAGCAATGAAAGTTGACGTTCCGGACGATCTCGCCGATCGCATCTTGTTTAAGCAGAATGCTCAGTCGGAGAGTAAATCTTTTACTAAACAGATGCTGGCAATGGCTGCATCCGTAGCATTTGCAGCTGGCGTGTTAATAGGCCAGATTAACTGGGCACCACTTGTTGTCAGTCCGGCTTATGCCAGCCTGGCGGATACCGCTGTCCAACATGTGATTGATGAGTCGCCTTTTACTAACCGACTGGATGAGAAGGTAAGTTCGAAGCAAGTTAACGCTAAATTACAGCCATTTGCCTACGAGTTTACCGAAAGTTTTCCATATCATGTTTATTATCTAAACCATTGTGGTTTCGGAAATTCTAATGCCCTTCATATGGTGTTTCAGGGTGAAAAAGGACGTATCACCATGTTTGTTACCAATATAAAATCAGAGCAAGCCGTTGATTTTAATGAAGATAACATGTCAGGGACGGTAGTTCCTATTGAGAACTCAAGTATGATTCTGGTAGGCGAGAAAGACGAAAACATTAATAAAATTGCCAGTAACCTTTCCTCCATCATAAAACCTATACTTTAGTATATAGAGCCCCTATACCGTATAGGGGCTTTTTAACATTTTTTAAACAACCGTTTAGAGTCAATACTCTAAAACCATCAAAATTACCCCACAATCATGTAAGATACCCACCAGTTTTGCTAATTTCTCTGCATTTTAGCTAATGGTCGGATTTCTCGTCGTTATAATAGCAATTACTATCAGCCACAAAACAGAGCAAAAGCTCGATTCTATCGCCCAAAGAGGCGAATTTTACAAAAGGGAAATACTAATGAATAAATCGCGTCTGTTTAAAAAGTCGATTATTGCAGCGACTGTCGCTCTTGCCTCTCAGCAAGCTCTAGCTGCCGGCTTCCAGTTAAACGCTCAATCTGCAACCGGCCTTGGCCGTGCATTTGCCGGTGATGCTGTTATCGCAGATAACGCATCTGTAATGGCCCGTAACTCAGCGGCTATGGCTCTTTTTGACGAAACGTCTCTTTCACTGGGTTTTGAATCTATTACTTCAAAAATTAAAGTAAAAGATGCTAAATACACTGTAAATGTAGGTGCCGGAGCGGGCACATACGACTCCAATGAAAGCGATGCTGGTGCAACTTCAATCGCACCTAATATCCACGTTATTGTACCTATAGATGACAAATGGGCTGTAGGTGTTAATGCATATTCTAATTTTGGTACGCGTACTGATTTCAGCAGCAGCTTCGTTGGTTCAGAGTATGGTGGCAAAACTGAAATCGTTAGTATGAACATTGGTACAGCTGCATCATATCGTATTGATGAACAGTGGAGTATTGGCGCCGGACTGGACTTCATCTACGGAAAAGGAACTCTAAAGAGAGATCGTAGTGTACAGCTTGGTGGAACAAACGCAGTAGATGTCAAAGATGCTGACGGTTGGGGAGTAGGCTTTAATGTAGGTGGTGTTTATGAAATGGATGAAAATAACCGTTTCGGCCTGGCATATCGTTATAGCCCGACGATCGAAGCCAAAGATGGAAGCCAGAAAATCAAGCTGCCTCTTCCTGATATTGCTGAGTTCTCAGGCTTCCACAAGCTAGAAAATACTGATTTTGCGGTTCACTATAGTTTCCAGTATATCGGATGGAAAGCGTTCGATAAGCTAACTCTTAACGGAAATACCCTTAAGGACTACAACTGGAAAAATGCCTATCATATCTCTCTAGGCGGTACTTACTATCTTAACAAAGACTGGACACTACGTGCTGGTTATATGTTCGATGAGTCAGCTCAGGATAAAACAACTTCTTTCTCAGTACCTGATTCAGATCGTCAGTGGTTCTCAGCAGGATTTACTTACCACCTAACTGAGAAATCAAACGTAGACTTCGGATTCACTTATTTGCTAGGTCAAGATGTTAACGTATCTGAAAGCTCAAACCTACCAAACACCAATATTGTTGCTTCAACAATGACGGGTAAAACTCACGCAGATGCAATCCTGATGGGTCTTCAATATAGCCGTAGCTTCTAATAAGCTGCTATAGCAATAATGTAATAAAGGGCCGGTTTTCCGGCCCTTTTGCTATTCTACTTTCTTATTCCACTCAGTTTTCGGCGTACACTTGTATCTGTTTCCAGTCTTTTCACAACACAATTGTAAGCTGAAATCTTATGTGGTCAGACCACAAAAGCAGTTTAAATCACTAGATAGACGGCAAATCTAAGTAATTAATTCCAAATACACGCTATATTAACGCTTCGATTATTAAAGCAATTACTCTAATCATAAAATATTGCACCGTAAATCATATATTAATTTAAGATTAAGCGAACAATATAATGAAAACGAATAAAACTCTTATCTCTCTTGCTATTTCAGGTGGGTTATTGGCAGCAAGTGGTAGTGCCTCTGCAGCAGGCTTTCAGCTTGCAGAATACTCAGCGACAGGCCTAGGCCGCGCATACGCAGGTGAAGCTGCAATGGCGGATAATGCCAGCTCACAATGGCGTAACCCGGCAATGCTAACTTACCTTGAGGGCACTCAGCTTTCTTTAGGTGCTATCTATGTTGATCCAAATATTGACGCTAAAGGCACAGTAACTCAAGGCACTAGCTATGCCGTTGATTCAAATGATTATGCTGATGATGCTGTTATTCCTAATGCCTATATTTCTCATCAGTTTAACGATCAGTACTTCGCAGGCTTTGCTCTATCTTCAAACTATGGAATGAAAACCGATCTAGGTTCTGACTATGCTGCCAGCCACTTTGGTAATAAAGCTGAAGTAAAAACCATGGAGGCCAACCTAAACCTTGGCTATAAGCTTACCGAAGCCGTTAGCTTAGGTGGTGGTATACGTTATATTGTTGCAGAAGGTCATTTTGGTGCAGCAGCGCCATCTCATGTTCCTGGTATAGGTGGTTCGACTCTAAAATATATGGAAGGTGATACCACTGACTGGGGTTGGCAAATTGGTACAGCATGGCAGATTAATCCAGATCATCGTATTGGTATTACCTATAAGTCCGAAGTAGATTTAAATCTAAAAGGTAAAGCAAATGGAATCGGATTCAGGTCAGTAACTCCATCAGGCAGTACTGTTCCAGGGAGCCTACCACTAACCTTACCAGCTACAGCCGAAGTTGCTACATACCACCAGCTAACGGATAAATTTGCTATCCATACCAGCTTTAACTGGACTGACTGGAGTAGCTTTGAAAAATTAGAAGCAAATCTAGGTAGCTTTGGGAAAGACGTTGTTAAGGAAGAGAAATGGGAAGACAATTATCGTTTTGCCATTGGTACAACTTATAAGTACAACTCTAAATGGTTAGTACGTTCTGGAGTGGCTTATGATACTTCAGCTGTTAGCGATAAATATCGTTCTGCTACCATTCCAGAAACAGACCGCATTTGGCTAAGCTTGGGGGCTGGTTACCAGTGGTCCGAACAATTAAACCTTGATGCTGGCTTTACCTATATTTTTGCTAAAGATGCAAGTATAGATGAACCTAGAGATTCCTCTGACAATCTAGCCGCAGGTATCGGTGGGACATTTAAAGGTGAAACATCAGGAAATGTAATTATCTTTGGTGTACAAGCCAGCTATAAATTTTAATTAATCCGATAATGCTATTACCAGTAGTAATAGGTTTAAATTAATAAGGGGGCTTGTTAGCCCCCTCTTGTTTATCTGTTAATCTTTACTCTTTTTCCAGATAGTCATCTAAGAAATCCTCTTCTTCCTCGTCTGGCTGCTCATCATCTTCAATCTGAGCCTTAAAGTTCTGGCGTTGAATATAGACATCACGGGCAAAAATATAGGAATCAGGTGATGCCTCAAGCATAGGCTCCTGTGACACCAGTGCAGCCCGGCTTTCCATTCCCTGAAAAATCCATTTACTTAATGCGCCCCAGAAGTTGAGATAAGAGAGTGGCTGATAAAGAGTATCTACCGCATCAGTTGCATCTCTTGCTGTGGCTGGGCCGTAGGCCGGCAGAACAACATATGGGCCATTTCCTACCCCATAGTGCCCGACAACATCACTAAAAGAGCGGGTCTCTTCCTCTACCACACCACCCGCACCAGCAACATCGAACAAGCCGAAAATACCAAAAATAGTGTTAATCCAGAAACGGTTAAAGTGAGTTAACGCCTGCTTACCATTCCCCATCAACATATCGTTGACCATACTGGATGGTTCATCGAGGTTTGAAAAGAAGTTGGAAATACCGGAACGCACGGGGGTCGGCGTGTAATCTACGTACGCCAGAGAAACAGGACGGACAATATAAGGATCCAGATAGTTGTAGTTAAAGTCCCACATGGTGCGGTTAAAGCCCTCAAAGGGATCGCTGGGTCCATTAACATCAGTTTCGTTGTCCGGGACAGATGAACAACCCACAACGGCCATTGCAAGCAGCAAAGAAAATAAAGGTTTTAAACGGCTAACAGTCATCGAAAAACTTATCCATAAGAAAAATAAAGGCTGGATAAACCAGCCTTTAATTACCAGTGATGTATTAATACTGTTTATCGATGGATAATGCAACTGGTTTACCCAGCTCTACCACCGGACTTTGACCATACCAGTCACCCTCTTTGGTGGCGACATTACCATCAATATCAACCCTGACTTTCACTAATATGGTTTTAAGGCTGGAAAGGCTCTGTCCTTCTATCATTACATTACCGTCATCCAACACGACAGTTCTTGGGAATGAGCCCAGCGGGAATCGTGCTGCCGCCATTGGAATAGGTGAACCATTACCATCATGTACCGAAACAATCAGAGAAGCGTTGTCAGGAAGCTGAGCACTGTCACTCAATGATATAGTCACCGGAACATTAATATCAGATACAAGTTTACCAAGCGCTTTCTCGGCATTGCTGATGCTTCTTTCCAGCATATTGTAACGGTTATCTTCCGGCCCAATTAGTTTCTGCATAGTGCGCCAGTAACGAATAGCTTCTGTGTACTCCTGACGCTGATATGAGTCAAACGCCAGCAGGGAATAAACCCGTAAGTCCACATAGTTGTTCTGAATCAGACCAATAAGTAACGAACGTGCCAGACTATGTTCAGCGTCATCCTGAGACATCATCATCGCTTGTGCATAGCCCAGCTGTGCATCCGGATCGTCTGGCTTAAGAGTATAAGCACGTTTCATGGCACCTGTTGCTGTAGAACCATCACGATTAGCCAGAGCAATACGGCCAAGCAACAGCCAGCCAGCAGAGTCTTTCGGCTGGTAGTGCAGCCTTGTTCTCAGGGCAAGTGTCAGATCAGCCATCTCTTCATCGGTCAGGCTCTCTCCTTCCGGAGCCATCAGTTTCTTAGTCAAAGCGGGTAACTGGCCGTTAATATCCTGCCAGTGAGTCACCTCTTCCATTGCGCCAAACTTAAAATAAAGCAGGAAGCTGACAGCAACTACCAGAACAAAAGACGGAATAAACACCTGCATAGGTGAAAACGAGGAAACGCCTTTTTGCTTCTCATCTGACGGAATATCATCCAGAAGAGACAGTTTAAGATCCTGAATCAGCTCATCACTGTCAGATACAACCCCTTCCGATGCCTCTTCTTCAAGCTCTTCAAGTCTGTCTTTATAAAACGCTTTGTTAAGCTCATCACGACGGGCGTCATCATCAAAACTCTGCTTGCGGAAAAGCGGAAGTGCGATAAATACCGCAGACGCAGCCAGAAGAATAATTGCGGAAATCCAGAAAGTCGTCATTATTTCTTATCTCCGTTCTCTTCTTTCAGTAGCTCTTTTAAGCGTTTCTCTTTATCTTTATCCCATTCAGCTTCTTTTACCGCTTTGGCGGATTTCTTACGGCCGTTAATAACAATAATGCTGAACCCAATCAGGATCACCGCTAAAGGTCCAAGCCAAAGTATAGCGGTTGCCGCCGTTACCGGAGGATCATAAGTAACAAAGTTACCGTAGCGGTCAATCATATAATCAACGATCTCATCAGAAGACTTCCCTTCTTTGGTCATCTCATACACTTTTACCCGCAGATCTTTTGCCAGCTCAGCATTGGAATCACTAATGGTATTGTTCTGACACTTAGGGCAACGAAGCGTCTGGCTCAGCTCTTTAAACTGCTGCTCCTGATCTTCGTTGTCGAACTCATACACATCAATAGCAGCCGAAGCAGTAAGAGAAAATAGCAGTGCAGTAAAACCAGTTAACAGTAGTTTTCTCATGACTTGCCCTCCTCAATCATCTGAAGATAAAGAGGTTCCAGGGTCTCAGCCCAGTTACGCGGATTCACATCACCTACATGGCGATAGCGGATAACACCATTAGCATCGATAAGGTAAGTCTCCGGCGCACCGTAAACACCTAAATCAAGACCAAGCATGCCGTCACCATCGAAAAGGCTGATCAGGTATGGGTTACCTAAATCATTTAACCACCCCGTAGCTTTAACACGGTCATCTTTATAGTTAAGGCCGATAATCTTAACACCACGCTCTGCCAGCTGATTAAGATACTGGTGCTCTGCGTAACAGGTAGGACACCATGTTGCCCATACGTTCAGCAGTAAAGGCTCGCCTTTAAAGATGGCCTGATCGTACAGCTTACCCGGCTCAGCCAAGTCTTCCAGACGAAACTCAGGTACTTCTTTACCAATCAAAACAGATTCAAGCTTAGTCGGATCATCACCTTCAGCATTACGGAATAGCTGAGAAGCCAAAGGGATCGCCATTATCAAAAATAGCACTAACGGTATAAACAATACTTTCTTATTCATATTCAGGCCCTTACTTCCTTAGCTTGAACGTTTTCTTTGGCTTTCTTTCTAAAGCGGTAACGCTTATCACTGATGGCGATCGCACCACCTAAGGCCATCAACAGGCTGCCTGCCCATATCCAGCGGATAAAGGGTTTATAGTACAAGCGAACTGCCCATGCATTTCCGTCATCCAGACGCTCACCCATTGCAATATAAAGGTCGCGGGTAACACCAACTTCCAGAGCCGCTTCCGTCATCATAGAACGGGCTGTACGGTAAAAACGTTTTTCAGCATGCAGGGTATTTACATACTGACCGTCTTCAGTGATTTCAAAGTCGGCAATATAACCGTCATAGTTAGGACCGTTATTTTCCCTAAGGCCTGAGAAATAGAAATCGTAGTCGAGAATCTGGAAGCTTTCACCGGGGGCTAGTCTGACATCACGTTCAATGCTGTAGTTCTGCACCATAGCAATACCGATAACAGAAACTGCCAGTCCCACATGGCCTAAAATCATCGACCAATGACTCTTCTGAATCTTCTTCAGACCTGCCATAAAGGTGTGGCGGTGAGTAGCACGCTGATAGATCTCAACGCAGTGCATAGTGATAATCCAGTAAGCCATCACCCAGCCAAGATAAGCCATACCCTGGAAGCTGCCTGCAAACAGAAGGACACTTGCCGCGGCCAGAACAAGGGACAATACCGCACATAAGGCCATCGGCTTAATCAGAGTAGAAACATTGTCTCTCTTCCAGCGGATTAGCGGACCGATACCCAACAGGAATGAGAACGGAATCATCAGCCATGCAAACAGAGTATTAAAGAATGGCGCACCGATAGAGACAGAGCCCAAACCAATCTGTTTGTGAATTAGCGGCAGAAGCGTACCCACCAGCACCACAACCAGCGCAGCAACTAACAGAATATTGTTTGCTAACAGGCCATTCTCACGTGAGAAGAGCGCAAAGTTGCTTCGTACCCTGACTGTTGAGCCTTTCAGGGCAAACAGCAGTAGCGAACCACCGATAACAAAAATCAGGAAGCCGAGAATAAACATGCCCCGCGCCGGATCGGAAGCAAAGGCGTGTACCGAAACAAGGATACCGGAACGAACAAGGAAGGTTCCGAGCAAGCTTAATGAGAATGCAGAGATTGCCAGCAATACCGTCCACGCTTTAAAGGTACCGCGCTTCTCTGTAACCGCCAGTGAGTGCATCAAAGCTGTACCGGCAAGCCAAGGCATAAACGAGGCATTTTCTACTGGATCCCAGAACCACCAGCCGCCCCAGCCGAGCTCATAATAAGCCCACCATGAACCAAGGGCGATACCCAGCGTCAGAAACAGCCATGCTGCCGTTGTCCACGGACGGGACCATCTTGCCCATGCGGTATCCAGTCTTCCTGTCATCAGCGAAGCAATGGCAAAAGCAAAAGCAACGGAGAAACCAACATATCCCATATACAGCATAGGCGGGTGAATAATCAGACCCGGATCTTGTAGTAACGGGTTTAGATCCCGGCCGTCAATTGGGAACATTGGCAATGTTCTTAGGAACGGGTTGGAGGTAAGAATAATAAACAGCAGGAAACCAACGGTAATCATACCCATTACCGCCAGGACTCTTGCTACCGACTCCTGAGGCATTCCACGGCTAAACACCGCTACAGCAACTGTCCAGCCAGCCTGGATCAGAACCCAAAGTAGCAGAGAGCCTTCATGAGCCCCCCATACCGCCGTTAGGCGATAATACCAAGGCAAGGCGCTGTTTGAGTTACTGGCGACATACTTGATAGTAAAGTCGTTGGTATAGAAAGCCCAAAGCAAGATGCAGAATGAAAGCATCAGCATCAGGAACATTCCACATGAAAGAGGACGAGCCGTGCTCATCAGCATATTGGACTGTTTAGATGCCCCTATCAGGGGCAGTATGCTTAACAGAATTGATAAGCCTACAGAAACGATCAGCGCAAAGTGACCAATTTCAGCAATCATTGATCACTTCCTTTTAGTTGCTCTTCACTATAGCCCATTGGTTCATGAACCTTCTCCATCGCTTCAGCGACCTCTGGTGGCATATAGTTTTCATCGTGTTTTGCCAGCACTTCAAACGCTTCTATTGTGTCAGCAGTTTTAAGCACACCCTGAGCGACAATGCCCTGCCCTTCACGGAACAGGTCAGGAAGAATTCCGTCATACTCAATAGTCACTTTCGGTCCTACATCTGCAAGGTCAAAACTGACTTTCAGCGAGTTAGGATCACGTCGCACCGAACCTTCCACAACCATACCGCCAATACGCAGACGCTGACCAACTTCTGGCTTAGTACCGTCTGGTTTACCGTAAACCAGCTCTGTCGGAGTGAAAAATAGATCCATATTCTGGTTAAGGGCATACAGAACCAGCCCTATGGTTGAACTAACCCCGATAAACAGGGCAAGTATAATACCGAGTCGTTTTTTTCGTCTTGGGGTCATAATGTGTTCTCCAGATTCTTCGCTGCTTCAATTCGGGCTTGTCTCTCCTGCTTGCTCTTAATCTCATTTTTGATTTTTTTACTGGTAGCAAGGCTGTTTACCAGCAATATAATCATGGCAAGTGCGGTCACGCCATAGGCGCCCCATACATACCCGCCATATCCACCCATAGCGAAGAAATCGCTTAAGCTTTCAAATTGCATAATGATTAAGACCTCTCAGATGAAACGAGCGACTGAACCCATGGTCTGTGGCTCTCTTTAGACAAAATTTCGTTTTTATAACGCACCAGTGACACGCTGGCGAAAAAGAAGGCGAAGCCAAATATGTTCAGTAGCAATGGCCAAAGCATATCGGACGAAATCGATGGTTTATCAAACTTAGTAATCGTAGCTCCCTGATGCAGGGTATTCCACCACTCTACCGAGAAATGAATAATTGGCAGATTGATAACACCCACGATGGCAAGAATACCAGCGGCTTTGGCTGCTGTTTTCTGATCATCGAAGGCGTGATAAAGAGCAATAACACCTAAGTAAAGGAACAGCAGAATCAATTCAGAAGTTAAGCGGGCGTCCCATACCCACCATGCGCCCCACATAGGTTTACCCCATACTGCGCCGGTTAACAGGGCGATAAAAGTAAATACAGCACCAACCGGAGCCATAGCGGCGGCGGCCATATTGGCAAGGCGTAATTGCCAGACCAGTCCGATAAAGGCAGAAATTGCCATAGACATATAAGCGCCCATGGACCAGATTGCTGACGGAACGTGAATATAGATAATCCGGAAACTGTCACCTTGCTGATAATCGGAAGGAGCAAAAGCGAGCCCCCAGACAGTACCAACAGACAGACAAACAATAGCTATAACGGCAAACCAAGGGAGCAACTTACTGCAAAGATTGTAAGTTGTTTCTGGCTTTGAATAGGGGTGGAGCCACTTCCACATGATAACTTCTCACTCTTACAACTCAGGAAAATTCTCTGAAAGAGAAATTCCCATCGTATTCGTTGTCAATAGCAAAACAATACCCATAAGGTGTTGTTTTGCTGCTCTAATTCACACTTACGCGAAGTGCTGCACTTATTGCAAATGGTGTCAGGGTAACCGACCCGACAAACATTGCTGCCATTATCGCTAACTGCCCGTTAAACGGCATTCCCAAACTTGCTGCATCAATGGCTGACGTAGCAAAAATCAGTATAGGAATATAAAGTGGCAGTATTAACAGACTTAATAAAACGCCACCCTTCTGTAAGCCTACAGTCAGGGCAACCCCGATGGCACCAATAAAACTCAAGGTTGGTGTACCAACCATTAAAGTCAGAACCACAGTCCACCAGGTATTAAAGTCTAGTGATAGCAGTACCGCCAGCAGCGGACTGATTAAAATAAGCGGTAACCCCGTCAGTAACCAGTGTGCAATTACCTTGGCAATCACCACCAGTTGCAGCGGCAGCGGCATCAGCATCATCTGTTCTAGTGAACCGTCCTGAAAATCGTCACGAAACAGACGTTCCAGAGATAAAAGAGCTGACAGCAATGCAGCAACCCAGATAATACCGGCAGCTATTCTGGCCAGCAAATTTGGCTCCGGCCCTATACTGAGCGGAAAAAGAGTAATGACAATGATAAAGAACCAGAGTGGGTTCAAAATGTCAGCCTGTCGGCGAAAAGCGATCAAAAGCTCACGTTTTATAATCATTAGCATGGTTTGCAGCATGTTTAATCACCTAATCTTATTTTTCGCAGCTTAGGCGAATCAGTAAACATATCCTGATGAGTGGTCAGTATCACTATGCCGCCATTCTCAGCATGTTGCAGAAACAGATTCTCCAGTACTTTTACGCCCTGCTTATCAATTGCGGTAAGCGGCTCATCCAGAATCCATAACGGCTGTTTACTTAACCACAATCTGGCTAAAGCAACTCTTCTCTGCTGACCGGCAGACAGCTGAGCAACCGGAACATCTTCGCGACCGGCAAGACCCACCTGTGCCAGAACATTCCATATGGTCTCTTTATCCATATTGGACTTCTGTACCGACTGATAAAAAGAGAGGTTTTCGAATCCGG contains:
- the fadI gene encoding acetyl-CoA C-acyltransferase FadI; translation: MSRQDVRTGSGERIAIVSGLRTPFARQSTEFSKVPAVDMGKMVVSELLSRTDIDPKLVEQVVYGQVVQMPEAPNIAREIVLGTGMNVATDAYSVTRACATSFQASVNVAESIMAGTIDIGIAGGADSSSVLPIGVSKKLAAGLLALSKAKTLSKKIKIARSLSLKDLAPVPPAVAEYSTGLSMGQTAEQMAKTYAITRLQQDELAHRSHSLASQAWREGKIRDEVMTAFPEPYKQWIDEDNNIRHDSSIESYAKLRPAFDRKFGTVTAANSTPLTDGAAAVLIMREGRAKELGLDVLGYIRSYAFSANQVEQDMLMGPSYATPVALDRAGITLSDLDLIEMHEAFAAQTLANVKMFASDKFAQEKLGRSKAIGEIDMDKFNVLGSSIAYGHPFAATGARMMVQTLRELKRRGGGLALNTACAAGGLGAAMVLEVE
- a CDS encoding sigma-70 family RNA polymerase sigma factor: MDKQRKYESLVRAYHKDLFRYAYWLCKDKSIAEDLVQETCLRAWKSLDSLQDEKAAKSWLITILRRENARRFERKQLELVDIDDYGSEAKVSDDAHHQQKWIQAQIMKLEVEYREPLFLQVVGGFSGEEIGNILDLNKNTVMTRLFRARNQLKEMIDSSENDMGLKNG
- a CDS encoding DUF3379 family protein, with translation MDDLEFRRRILSEPKYRDSEINDVINLSEANSKFADEILSLDAQIEQAMKVDVPDDLADRILFKQNAQSESKSFTKQMLAMAASVAFAAGVLIGQINWAPLVVSPAYASLADTAVQHVIDESPFTNRLDEKVSSKQVNAKLQPFAYEFTESFPYHVYYLNHCGFGNSNALHMVFQGEKGRITMFVTNIKSEQAVDFNEDNMSGTVVPIENSSMILVGEKDENINKIASNLSSIIKPIL
- a CDS encoding outer membrane protein transport protein, which translates into the protein MLMNKSRLFKKSIIAATVALASQQALAAGFQLNAQSATGLGRAFAGDAVIADNASVMARNSAAMALFDETSLSLGFESITSKIKVKDAKYTVNVGAGAGTYDSNESDAGATSIAPNIHVIVPIDDKWAVGVNAYSNFGTRTDFSSSFVGSEYGGKTEIVSMNIGTAASYRIDEQWSIGAGLDFIYGKGTLKRDRSVQLGGTNAVDVKDADGWGVGFNVGGVYEMDENNRFGLAYRYSPTIEAKDGSQKIKLPLPDIAEFSGFHKLENTDFAVHYSFQYIGWKAFDKLTLNGNTLKDYNWKNAYHISLGGTYYLNKDWTLRAGYMFDESAQDKTTSFSVPDSDRQWFSAGFTYHLTEKSNVDFGFTYLLGQDVNVSESSNLPNTNIVASTMTGKTHADAILMGLQYSRSF
- a CDS encoding outer membrane protein transport protein; the protein is MKTNKTLISLAISGGLLAASGSASAAGFQLAEYSATGLGRAYAGEAAMADNASSQWRNPAMLTYLEGTQLSLGAIYVDPNIDAKGTVTQGTSYAVDSNDYADDAVIPNAYISHQFNDQYFAGFALSSNYGMKTDLGSDYAASHFGNKAEVKTMEANLNLGYKLTEAVSLGGGIRYIVAEGHFGAAAPSHVPGIGGSTLKYMEGDTTDWGWQIGTAWQINPDHRIGITYKSEVDLNLKGKANGIGFRSVTPSGSTVPGSLPLTLPATAEVATYHQLTDKFAIHTSFNWTDWSSFEKLEANLGSFGKDVVKEEKWEDNYRFAIGTTYKYNSKWLVRSGVAYDTSAVSDKYRSATIPETDRIWLSLGAGYQWSEQLNLDAGFTYIFAKDASIDEPRDSSDNLAAGIGGTFKGETSGNVIIFGVQASYKF
- a CDS encoding MlaA family lipoprotein, which translates into the protein MTVSRLKPLFSLLLAMAVVGCSSVPDNETDVNGPSDPFEGFNRTMWDFNYNYLDPYIVRPVSLAYVDYTPTPVRSGISNFFSNLDEPSSMVNDMLMGNGKQALTHFNRFWINTIFGIFGLFDVAGAGGVVEEETRSFSDVVGHYGVGNGPYVVLPAYGPATARDATDAVDTLYQPLSYLNFWGALSKWIFQGMESRAALVSQEPMLEASPDSYIFARDVYIQRQNFKAQIEDDEQPDEEEEDFLDDYLEKE